A region from the Methylocella sp. genome encodes:
- a CDS encoding FAD-dependent monooxygenase codes for MSYDAIIIGAGPAGCSAALALAGMGRRVAIIEQSPFPRKKVCGEFMSAVNFDLLDRLGVGAAVRARAGPNVCRVALFASGPAVEAGMPRAPGAAFGRALGRDVLDSVLLQAAADAGAAVFQPWQAIDVCTAGATTGVRVECAGESRVLTADAVIAAHGSWTRGPLPSQLERQNRRQDFFGFKAHFKGASLAADLMPLLVFEGGYGGMVWADQGRLSLSCCIRRDALARVRDLYRGPAAQAVFAHILSSCPAARMALGGAALDGAWLAAGPIRPGIRASYAADIFRVGNIAGECHPVIAEGIAMALQSGWLLACALARHDVWDARSRVAAGRDYSVAWRRQFSTRIAAAAVLARLAILPRTAGAMQAVVRALPSSLSFGARLSGKTKAVPECL; via the coding sequence ATGAGCTACGACGCCATCATCATCGGCGCAGGTCCGGCCGGTTGCTCGGCGGCGCTGGCTTTGGCCGGCATGGGGCGGCGGGTGGCGATCATCGAACAGAGCCCCTTTCCGCGCAAAAAAGTCTGCGGCGAGTTCATGTCGGCAGTCAATTTCGATCTGCTCGACCGGCTTGGCGTCGGCGCGGCCGTGCGGGCGAGGGCGGGCCCAAACGTCTGCCGCGTCGCGCTTTTTGCGTCGGGGCCAGCGGTCGAGGCCGGCATGCCCCGCGCGCCGGGCGCAGCCTTCGGCCGCGCGCTTGGCCGCGACGTGCTGGACAGCGTGCTGCTGCAGGCGGCGGCTGACGCCGGCGCCGCGGTGTTTCAGCCGTGGCAGGCCATCGATGTCTGCACCGCCGGCGCTACAACCGGCGTGCGCGTCGAATGCGCCGGCGAGAGCCGCGTGCTGACCGCCGACGCGGTGATCGCCGCACATGGCTCATGGACGCGGGGGCCGTTGCCAAGCCAGCTCGAACGGCAAAACCGGCGGCAGGATTTCTTCGGCTTCAAAGCTCATTTCAAGGGAGCTTCGCTCGCCGCCGATCTGATGCCGTTACTCGTTTTCGAGGGCGGTTACGGCGGTATGGTGTGGGCCGATCAGGGCCGCCTGTCGCTCTCTTGCTGCATCCGCCGCGATGCACTGGCGCGGGTTCGGGATTTATACCGCGGCCCGGCGGCGCAGGCGGTCTTTGCGCATATCCTGAGCTCGTGTCCCGCGGCGCGGATGGCGCTCGGCGGCGCCGCGCTCGACGGCGCATGGCTGGCCGCTGGCCCGATCCGGCCGGGCATCCGGGCGAGTTACGCTGCAGACATCTTCCGCGTCGGCAATATCGCCGGCGAATGCCATCCGGTCATAGCCGAGGGCATCGCGATGGCGCTGCAATCGGGCTGGCTGCTCGCCTGCGCGCTGGCGCGACACGACGTCTGGGACGCGAGATCGCGCGTCGCCGCGGGGCGCGACTATTCGGTGGCCTGGCGGCGGCAGTTCTCGACCCGCATCGCTGCCGCCGCGGTGCTGGCGCGGCTCGCGATCCTGCCGCGGACGGCTGGCGCGATGCAGGCTGTCGTCCGCGCGCTTCCGTCGAGCCTCTCCTTCGGCGCGCGGCTAAGCGGTAAGACGAAGGCTGTGCCGGAATGCCTATGA
- a CDS encoding cupin domain-containing protein produces the protein MSEELSRRGVLAGVTAAGGILTAASAAIAQTAEEALKPSRAPGVGGTDPGPHDEIRERQNPDMLNPPSTDSGTTPNLRFSFADSHVRQSSGGWTRQITVREFGVSKSIAGVDMRLNAGGVRELHWHKQAEWAYMLYGSARITAIDAQGRNFVDDVGVGDLWYFPGGIPHSIQGLGPDGCEFLLVFDDGEFDEDSTFLLSDWFKHVPNEVLGKNFGVSASLFGHTPDPSELYIFKAPIPAALGPDKLQGAQPVPQSFSHRMLAQEPIRTKSGTVRITDSSVFPASKNIAAALVEVAPGGMRELHWHPNTDEWQYYIEGKARMGVFAASGQARTFDFQAGDVGYVPFAMGHYVENTGTTPMRFLEMFKSDYYADVSLDQWMALTPPELLKVHLRLDQQVTDALRKAKAPIAPV, from the coding sequence ATGAGTGAAGAACTATCACGCCGAGGCGTGCTCGCGGGCGTTACGGCGGCCGGCGGCATCTTAACAGCGGCGTCCGCCGCAATTGCTCAGACGGCTGAGGAAGCGCTGAAACCAAGTCGCGCTCCGGGCGTCGGCGGTACGGATCCCGGTCCACACGACGAGATCCGCGAACGTCAAAATCCAGATATGCTAAATCCGCCCTCAACAGATTCCGGAACGACGCCCAATCTCCGCTTTTCTTTTGCGGATTCGCATGTGCGTCAGTCTAGCGGCGGCTGGACGCGGCAAATAACCGTGCGGGAGTTTGGCGTATCTAAAAGCATCGCCGGCGTCGACATGCGATTGAACGCCGGAGGCGTGCGCGAACTGCACTGGCACAAGCAAGCCGAATGGGCGTACATGCTCTACGGATCGGCGCGCATTACGGCGATTGACGCCCAGGGCCGCAATTTTGTCGACGATGTGGGCGTCGGCGATCTGTGGTATTTTCCGGGCGGCATTCCCCATTCGATCCAGGGTCTTGGTCCCGATGGATGTGAATTTTTGCTGGTCTTCGACGATGGCGAATTTGACGAGGACAGCACATTCCTGTTGAGCGATTGGTTTAAGCACGTACCCAATGAAGTGCTGGGCAAAAATTTCGGGGTGTCGGCGTCGCTTTTCGGCCATACGCCTGACCCGAGCGAACTCTACATCTTCAAGGCCCCGATACCTGCGGCTCTTGGTCCCGATAAGCTGCAGGGCGCTCAACCCGTCCCGCAGAGCTTCAGCCATCGCATGTTGGCGCAGGAACCGATCCGGACGAAAAGCGGAACGGTGCGGATCACCGATTCCAGCGTATTCCCCGCCTCAAAAAACATTGCGGCCGCCCTTGTGGAGGTCGCGCCGGGCGGAATGCGGGAACTGCACTGGCATCCCAACACCGACGAATGGCAGTATTACATTGAAGGTAAAGCCCGGATGGGCGTGTTCGCTGCGTCGGGTCAAGCGCGAACGTTCGATTTTCAGGCTGGGGACGTGGGCTACGTGCCGTTCGCCATGGGCCATTATGTTGAGAACACTGGCACTACGCCGATGCGCTTTCTCGAGATGTTCAAGAGCGACTATTACGCGGACGTCTCGTTGGATCAGTGGATGGCGCTGACGCCGCCCGAGCTCCTGAAGGTGCATCTGCGCTTGGATCAGCAAGTGACTGATGCTTTGAGAAAGGCAAAGGCGCCGATCGCGCCGGTTTAG
- a CDS encoding type III polyketide synthase, with translation MPSHAYINTIATAVPVHDVHGFYLRFAGSQLAEDPRLREVFNRMAEKGGIEHRFSCVAPAADPDGANLDAAGVFRRGTFPSTARRMQMFSAQAPALAQKSVERVLLGEDRERITHLIVATCTGYSAPGLDLDIIARCELPGSVERTIVGFMGCYAAITALKLARHIVRSQSEARVLVVNVELCTLHLKESANLEELLSFCLWGDGAAAALVSARPTGIGLDGFHAVAISDTRALMTWDIGDDGFDMSLSGSVPRAIHNALGSAIGGILDGGRVADIDLWAIHPGGRTILDAVERALELAPDDLSHSRDVLRDYGNMSSATIMFVLERMLREFNENCAGCAMAFGPGLTAETMLFHTAGAA, from the coding sequence ATGCCGTCGCACGCTTACATCAACACGATCGCGACCGCGGTTCCCGTCCATGATGTCCACGGCTTCTATCTCCGCTTCGCCGGATCTCAACTGGCGGAGGATCCCCGCTTGCGCGAGGTTTTCAACCGCATGGCGGAAAAAGGCGGCATCGAGCATCGCTTTTCCTGCGTCGCGCCCGCCGCCGATCCTGATGGCGCGAACCTCGATGCAGCCGGCGTATTCAGGCGCGGCACGTTTCCATCGACGGCCAGACGGATGCAGATGTTTTCCGCGCAGGCGCCCGCGCTCGCACAAAAATCAGTCGAACGGGTGCTACTCGGTGAAGACCGGGAGCGCATCACGCATCTGATCGTCGCCACCTGCACAGGCTATTCCGCCCCCGGCCTCGATCTAGACATCATTGCCCGCTGCGAGCTTCCGGGTTCGGTCGAACGCACAATTGTAGGATTCATGGGATGCTATGCGGCGATCACGGCGCTGAAGCTCGCGCGGCACATTGTGAGGTCTCAGTCCGAGGCGCGCGTGCTGGTCGTCAACGTCGAGCTCTGTACGCTGCATCTCAAGGAGAGCGCAAACCTCGAAGAACTGCTGTCGTTTTGCCTGTGGGGCGACGGCGCCGCAGCGGCGCTGGTGAGCGCGCGGCCCACCGGCATCGGTCTTGATGGCTTCCACGCCGTGGCCATTTCCGACACGCGCGCGCTGATGACGTGGGATATTGGCGACGATGGCTTCGATATGTCTCTATCGGGCAGTGTGCCTCGCGCCATCCATAACGCGCTTGGCTCCGCCATCGGCGGCATTCTTGACGGCGGCCGCGTCGCTGATATCGATCTCTGGGCGATCCACCCGGGCGGCCGCACCATCCTCGACGCGGTGGAGCGGGCGCTGGAACTGGCGCCCGACGACCTGTCGCACTCGCGCGACGTTCTGCGCGATTATGGCAACATGTCGTCGGCGACCATCATGTTCGTGCTCGAGCGGATGCTGCGCGAATTCAATGAAAATTGCGCGGGCTGCGCCATGGCCTTCGGCCCGGGCCTGACGGCGGAAACGATGCTGTTCCACACGGCCGGCGCGGCTTGA
- a CDS encoding methyltransferase domain-containing protein — protein MVTSLATRRIEAELLDSLPAADPRAIRSRRDLALINKLMFQAPIMAGFLRAQMPVRRARILEIGCGDGSFMLSVARRLRQNAGDVDIILLDQADLVTAARVAAFAALGWRVETVTADVCAFVDKPGIGGFDIISANLFLHHFPDLSLQALFKSLRRLAPVVVAAEPRRTRIAVWATGLLRAIGANAVSRHDAAASVRAGFFGRELSRLWPQECADQIEERGIGPFTHVFCVTRAEGRGP, from the coding sequence ATGGTGACCTCTCTCGCCACCCGCCGGATCGAGGCGGAGCTGCTCGATAGCCTGCCCGCCGCCGATCCGCGCGCGATCCGCTCGCGCCGCGACCTCGCGCTAATCAATAAGCTGATGTTTCAGGCGCCGATCATGGCCGGGTTTTTGCGCGCGCAGATGCCGGTACGACGCGCGCGGATCCTCGAAATCGGCTGCGGCGATGGTTCGTTCATGCTGTCGGTCGCGCGGCGTTTGCGCCAAAATGCGGGCGATGTCGACATAATCCTGCTTGACCAGGCCGATCTCGTCACTGCGGCGCGCGTTGCGGCTTTCGCCGCGCTGGGGTGGCGCGTCGAAACCGTGACGGCCGATGTCTGCGCCTTTGTCGATAAACCCGGCATTGGCGGTTTCGACATCATTTCGGCTAATCTGTTCCTGCACCATTTTCCAGACCTCTCCTTGCAGGCCCTCTTCAAATCGCTCCGTCGCCTGGCGCCGGTCGTCGTCGCCGCAGAGCCCCGCCGGACGCGGATTGCGGTTTGGGCGACGGGCCTTCTTCGCGCGATAGGCGCGAATGCGGTGAGCCGGCACGACGCCGCAGCCAGCGTGCGCGCTGGGTTTTTCGGTCGCGAGCTGTCTCGGCTTTGGCCGCAGGAGTGCGCCGACCAGATTGAGGAGCGCGGGATCGGCCCGTTCACCCATGTTTTCTGCGTCACGCGCGCCGAAGGGCGGGGACCATGA
- a CDS encoding SDR family oxidoreductase: MAAGRSRRKSALGSFTRTWALELAETGITVNSVAPGPVGTELFRRNTPVGSEAERIFLSNIPMRRLAQPDEIAAAVAFLLSEEASYITGQTLFVDGGGSIGKAAV; the protein is encoded by the coding sequence ATGGCAGCCGGGCGCTCGCGACGCAAGTCGGCGCTTGGCAGTTTCACACGAACCTGGGCGCTCGAACTCGCAGAGACTGGCATCACCGTGAACTCCGTGGCGCCAGGCCCGGTGGGGACGGAGTTGTTCCGCCGCAATACGCCTGTGGGCAGCGAGGCCGAACGAATCTTCTTGTCGAACATCCCTATGCGCCGTCTTGCGCAGCCCGACGAGATAGCTGCCGCCGTCGCGTTCCTACTCTCGGAGGAGGCGAGCTACATCACAGGACAGACCCTGTTTGTCGACGGTGGCGGGTCGATCGGAAAAGCCGCAGTATAA
- a CDS encoding IS3 family transposase (programmed frameshift), with amino-acid sequence MPRKRHKAEEIVAKLRQVEVLSAQGRPVAEAIRSIGVTEVTYYRWRSEYGGLKGDQVKRLKELEAENTRLRRAVSDLTLEKLILKEAAFGKLLSSARRRACVEHVIAEHGVSERFACRVLGQHRSTQRKVPTKPDDEAALIADITALAIQYGRYGYRRITAMLWERGWKVNVKRVERIWRREGLKVPARQPKRGRLWLNDGSCVRLRPQCPNHVWSYDFVEDRTHDGRKYRMLNIIDEFTRECIAIRINRKLKAADVIDVLSDLFILRGVPIHIRSDNGPEFIAKALRDWIAAVGAKTAYIMPGSPWENGYCESFNSKLRDELLNGEIFYILKEAKVVIERWRRHYNTVRPHSSLGYKPPAPETLKWPASQSGPASPATPAIAPGPTMH; translated from the exons ATGCCGAGGAAAAGACACAAGGCGGAAGAGATCGTCGCGAAGCTACGGCAAGTCGAAGTGCTTAGCGCGCAAGGGCGACCGGTCGCGGAGGCGATCCGCTCGATAGGGGTGACGGAAGTTACATACTATCGATGGCGGTCGGAATACGGCGGCCTGAAGGGCGATCAGGTGAAGCGGCTGAAGGAGCTGGAGGCGGAGAATACGCGGCTCCGTCGAGCGGTGTCCGATTTGACGCTTGAGAAGCTGATCCTGAAAGAGGCTGCCT TCGGGAAACTTCTGAGCTCCGCGCGTCGTCGCGCCTGCGTGGAGCATGTGATCGCCGAACATGGCGTTTCCGAGCGGTTCGCTTGCCGGGTTCTCGGTCAGCATCGCTCCACGCAGCGCAAGGTTCCGACCAAGCCCGATGACGAAGCGGCATTGATCGCCGACATCACGGCGCTCGCCATCCAGTACGGCCGCTATGGCTACCGCCGCATCACGGCGATGTTGTGGGAGCGAGGCTGGAAGGTCAACGTCAAACGGGTCGAGCGGATCTGGCGACGCGAGGGGCTGAAAGTTCCGGCCAGACAACCCAAGCGCGGGCGTCTCTGGCTCAATGACGGCTCGTGCGTCCGGCTGCGCCCGCAATGCCCCAACCACGTCTGGTCCTATGACTTCGTCGAGGACCGCACTCATGATGGCAGGAAATATCGCATGCTGAATATCATCGACGAATTTACCCGCGAATGCATCGCGATCAGGATTAACCGGAAGCTGAAGGCAGCGGACGTCATCGACGTTCTCTCGGACCTCTTCATCTTGCGAGGGGTTCCGATCCACATTCGTTCCGACAACGGCCCGGAGTTCATCGCCAAGGCGTTGCGTGACTGGATTGCCGCCGTCGGCGCGAAGACCGCCTACATCATGCCGGGCAGTCCCTGGGAGAACGGCTATTGCGAGAGCTTCAACTCGAAGCTGCGCGACGAGCTTTTGAATGGTGAAATCTTCTACATCCTCAAGGAGGCGAAGGTCGTCATTGAGCGATGGCGACGCCACTACAACACCGTGCGCCCGCACTCATCGCTGGGCTACAAGCCGCCAGCCCCGGAGACCCTGAAATGGCCGGCTTCGCAATCCGGACCAGCTTCGCCGGCCACGCCAGCAATAGCGCCAGGGCCGACAATGCACTAA
- a CDS encoding AAA family ATPase, with protein MDRIFQSLRGFLGPTPLISISMLIMTILSILAAFKITPYLPPDLGYLVLALLVASANLYWIRSVVRLWPRVVGAGGDWQVRRRSKLRIVNGTATGIAALDELAEMTGLETVKAEINTLIQRLRIEAARREQGLAVAPISLHMVFSGPPGAGKTAVARLYGAVLRDLGVLEKGHLVETDRAGLVAGYVGQTALKTRQKITDALDGVLFIDEAYALAEHGGAGNDFGREAINTLLKEMEDRRDRLVVIVAGYPDPMRKFLASNPGLPSRFTKTIQFDSYGAVDLVAITHSMARHDGLRLSQDADPVLKTFFERVRTAPDFANARTARTVLERARETQAARIAPLIGSPGVDLDELTLADIRSAIATKTNVAATGVSALNELGQMTGLATVKAEINTLISRLQVEAARRERGLPVPPISLHMVFTGPPGTGKTAVARLYGAVLRDLSALEKGHLVETDRAGLVAGYVGQTALKTREKIADALDGILFIDEAYTLADQAGAAADFGREAIDTLLKEMEDRRDRLVVIVAGYPDQMSRFLASNPGLPSRFTKTIQFDSYEAGDLVAITHSMARRNGLHLSPDADPVLKTFFERARTAPDFANARTARTVLERAREAQAARIAPLIGSPGVELNELTLADIQSATTGINEKPIGVGKGLSNGTGFFVTADGYVVTNAHVVEGCADPKVVCGLAEPLPAQVLARDASNDLALLKVDFESSHVATLRAGVRIGEKIAAFGYPLLDKLSSGGNFTVGNVSALAGIKNDSKHIQISAPIQPGNSGGPVVDQSGNVIGVVVSKLADFTQQNVNFSIKVDVLTVFLDLYGVPYSTEVSEHPLQGFELAEKAQSISVLILCEK; from the coding sequence ATGGATAGGATTTTTCAATCTCTACGAGGCTTCCTCGGGCCGACCCCATTGATCAGCATTTCCATGCTGATAATGACCATCCTCTCAATCCTCGCTGCATTTAAGATCACCCCTTACCTACCGCCCGACCTCGGCTACCTTGTTCTCGCCTTGCTGGTCGCTTCAGCCAATCTGTATTGGATCAGGAGTGTTGTTCGGCTATGGCCGCGGGTGGTCGGCGCCGGCGGCGACTGGCAGGTGCGGCGTCGATCAAAGCTGCGCATCGTTAATGGAACAGCCACCGGCATCGCCGCACTCGACGAATTGGCCGAGATGACCGGTTTGGAAACGGTTAAAGCCGAGATCAATACGCTGATCCAGCGTCTGCGGATTGAAGCAGCCCGACGCGAGCAAGGTTTGGCGGTGGCGCCTATCTCGCTGCATATGGTTTTCTCAGGACCGCCTGGCGCCGGCAAAACGGCCGTGGCGCGCCTTTATGGCGCCGTCCTGCGCGATCTCGGCGTGCTGGAGAAAGGCCATTTGGTCGAGACGGACCGGGCTGGGCTGGTTGCCGGTTATGTCGGGCAGACGGCGCTGAAGACCCGGCAGAAGATTACCGATGCCCTAGACGGGGTACTCTTCATTGACGAGGCTTACGCGCTGGCCGAGCATGGCGGCGCGGGGAACGACTTCGGCCGGGAGGCCATCAACACCTTGCTAAAGGAAATGGAGGACAGGCGGGATCGATTGGTGGTCATTGTCGCCGGCTATCCCGACCCGATGCGCAAATTTTTGGCAAGCAACCCCGGCCTGCCTTCGCGCTTCACCAAGACAATTCAATTCGACAGCTATGGGGCCGTCGATCTAGTCGCCATCACCCACTCGATGGCGCGGCATGACGGTTTGCGCCTTTCCCAGGATGCCGATCCGGTCCTGAAGACCTTCTTTGAGCGGGTCCGCACGGCGCCGGATTTCGCCAATGCCCGGACGGCGCGGACGGTTCTCGAACGCGCGCGCGAAACGCAGGCCGCGCGGATCGCCCCGCTGATCGGGAGCCCCGGCGTTGACCTCGACGAACTGACCCTGGCCGACATCCGGTCGGCGATCGCCACAAAGACGAATGTCGCCGCCACCGGCGTCAGCGCGCTCAATGAATTAGGGCAAATGACGGGGTTGGCGACGGTTAAAGCCGAGATCAATACGCTGATCTCCCGGCTCCAGGTCGAAGCAGCCCGGCGCGAGCGAGGTTTGCCGGTGCCGCCCATCTCACTGCACATGGTTTTCACCGGACCGCCGGGTACTGGAAAGACGGCCGTGGCCCGCCTTTATGGCGCCGTCCTACGCGATCTCAGCGCGCTGGAGAAAGGCCATTTGGTCGAGACGGACCGGGCTGGGCTGGTTGCCGGCTATGTCGGGCAAACGGCGCTGAAGACAAGGGAAAAGATCGCCGACGCGCTGGACGGGATTCTCTTCATCGACGAAGCTTACACCCTCGCCGACCAAGCTGGGGCGGCGGCAGATTTTGGCCGGGAAGCCATCGACACCTTGCTGAAGGAAATGGAGGACAGGCGGGATCGATTGGTCGTCATCGTCGCCGGCTATCCGGACCAGATGAGCAGGTTTTTGGCAAGCAACCCCGGCCTGCCTTCGCGCTTCACCAAGACAATTCAATTCGACAGCTATGAGGCCGGAGATCTGGTCGCGATCACTCATTCGATGGCGCGGCGTAACGGTTTGCACCTTTCTCCAGACGCCGATCCGGTCCTGAAGACCTTCTTTGAGCGGGCGCGTACGGCGCCGGATTTCGCCAACGCCCGGACGGCGCGGACGGTTCTCGAACGCGCGCGAGAAGCGCAGGCCGCGCGGATCGCTCCGCTGATCGGGAGCCCCGGCGTCGAGCTCAACGAATTGACCCTGGCCGATATTCAATCGGCGACCACTGGAATTAACGAGAAGCCAATCGGGGTAGGAAAGGGGCTATCCAACGGAACTGGCTTTTTTGTTACCGCGGATGGTTACGTTGTTACAAATGCTCATGTTGTCGAGGGTTGCGCGGATCCAAAGGTGGTTTGCGGACTAGCGGAGCCTCTCCCCGCGCAAGTTTTGGCGCGGGACGCCTCCAATGATCTGGCCTTGCTGAAAGTGGACTTTGAAAGCAGTCATGTGGCGACCTTGCGCGCAGGCGTAAGGATTGGTGAGAAAATCGCCGCTTTCGGCTATCCGCTCCTGGACAAGTTATCCTCTGGGGGAAATTTCACAGTTGGCAATGTTTCAGCTCTCGCTGGAATTAAGAACGACAGCAAACACATCCAGATATCGGCGCCGATACAACCGGGCAACAGCGGCGGACCGGTCGTCGATCAGAGCGGCAACGTTATCGGCGTTGTCGTTTCGAAATTGGCCGATTTCACCCAACAGAACGTTAATTTTTCGATCAAGGTAGACGTATTAACCGTGTTTTTAGATTTGTACGGCGTCCCCTATTCAACGGAGGTAAGCGAGCATCCACTCCAAGGGTTTGAGCTTGCAGAGAAAGCGCAATCAATTTCTGTATTGATTCTCTGTGAAAAATGA